Proteins encoded together in one Bombyx mori chromosome 24, ASM3026992v2 window:
- the LOC105841853 gene encoding uncharacterized protein LOC105841853, which translates to MSFFSFKRDQADDIATHMSKLKNIWTELNQELKKDNNQELPELLLVCKILDTLDDLYFSFRSSWLLLPKSNRTVESLTSHLCAFERALQGNNVPSHHSEALVSNTEKKKDKKLKCNYCLGFGHRVRNCQKWIRDGKPPKCQNPTQTATPSTSKTANLLLMSLEDNEIFTVSRDNENCYIDNGATSHVTNRADIFQAYEHFNENYTVTTAAGNEVRAKGKGTV; encoded by the coding sequence ATGAGTTTCTTCAGCTTTAAGAGGGATCAAGCAGACGACATAGCTACCCACATGTCaaaattaaagaacatctgGACTGAACTGAATCAAGAACTCAAGAAGGACAATAACCAAGAGCTACCCGAACTGCTACTTGTTTGTAAAATACTGGACACGCTTGACGATTTATACTTCAGCTTCAGAAGTAGTTGGCTCCTCCTGCCCAAATCCAACCGTACTGTAGAAAGCCTAACTAGTCATCTCTGCGCATTTGAAAGGGCACTGCAAGGTAACAATGTACCTTCGCATCATTCGGAAGCCCTGGTTTCGAATACGGAGAAGAAGAAGGACAAGAAGCTTAAATGCAACTACTGCCTAGGTTTTGGCCACAGAGTACGCAACTGTCAAAAATGGATCCGTGACGGTAAACCTCCTAAGTGCCAAAATCCGACCCAGACAGCAACGCCTTCTACTTCAAAGACCGCTAATTTGCTACTCATGTCTTTAGAAGACAACGAAATCTTCACAGTTTCACGGGACAACGAGAACTGTTACATAGATAATGGTGCAACAAGCCACGTCACCAACAGAGCTGACATTTTCCAAGCCTACGAACATTTCAATGAGAACTACACTGTTACAACGGCCGCTGGTAATGAAGTCCGTGCCAAAGGCAAAGGAACAGTGTAG
- the LOC101741915 gene encoding V-type proton ATPase subunit S1 → MAFCRLLFPLLVLSVASASTVPVFLWGDLSSSSGNSLKSNPLSTVSAQGFSEILNNELKDDPYVIVFLEETLSVEDFSRKNNEGDISIPYLYDNLSDALYLPSVEDASRVLEEVAKGAVHIKLTQNGLSAAIEDKNNRFMFIALKDAMEGESRYDLLRRHSNFMEDQISKLEKKGDVIAVYTARNPSWTIPDTHSRVRRQANSSVTNGPDYSLDGLRLYLTGVTLDHSNASVTFTNYAGGSSEYNTTTGVLNGTLNFDQGSLTLNFHRAAGYWFFDTVHFVQTNPAVDEILYATDDLNALLDFSYRCKQSVSFKSINETQEYKVSFIDIKVQPFFGPTNASTPFGDSFNCVGFFSAPIWSGLFVVFILLSITFYGIMTMMDIKTMDRFDDPKGKTITINAGE, encoded by the exons ATGGCGTTTTGCCGTTTACTGTTCCCGTTGCTAGTTCTAAGCGTGGCCAGTGCGTCGACGGTGCCAGTGTTCTTATGGGGCGACTTATCCAGTAGCTCTGGAAACTCCCTGAAATCGAACCCATTGAGCACGGTGTCCGCTCAAGGGTTCAGCGAAATTTTGAATAATGAGCTGAAAGACGACCCCTACGTGATAGTATTCCTTGAAGAAACCTTATCGGTCGAAGATTTTTCACGTAAAAATAACGAAGGTGATATTTCGATTCCGTACCTGTATGATAATTTAAGTGACGCTCTGTACTTGCCTTCCGTCGAAGATGCCTCAAGAGTACTCGAGGAGGTCGCCAAAGGAGCTGTTCATATAAAACTCACCCAAAACGGACTCTCTGCAGCCATTGAAGATAAAAATAACAGGTTTATGTTCATCGCCTTGAAGGATGCTATGGAAGGCGAGTCACGTTACGACCTCCTCCGGCGCCATAGCAACTTTATGGAGGACCAGATATCTAAGCTGGAGAAGAAAGGTGATGTAATAGCTGTATACACTGCCCGAAACCCATCATGGACCATTCCGGACACCCACTCAAGGGTTCGTCGTCAAGCCAACTCTTCTGTAACCAACGGACCTGATTACTCATTAGACGGTCTGCGTTTGTACTTAACCGGCGTTACATTAGACCACAGCAATGCCAGCGTGACATTCACAAACTATGCAGGCGGCTCATCTGAATACAATACAACAACTGGAGTCTTGAACGGCACTTTAAACTTTGATCAGGGAAGCCTGACTCTTAACTTCCACAGGGCCGCAGGATATTGGTTCTTTG ACACCGTGCACTTTGTCCAGACCAATCCGGCTGTTGACGAGATCCTCTATGCCACTGACGACTTGAATGCCCTGCTCGACTTTTCTTATCGTTGCAAACAGTCTGTCAGCTTCAAGAGTATCAACGAGACACAAGAGTACAAGGTGTCGTTTATCGATATAAAG GTGCAGCCGTTCTTTGGTCCAACAAACGCTTCGACTCCGTTTGGGGATTCCTTTAACTGCGTCGGATTCTTCTCTGCCCCCATCTGGTCCGGTCTGTTCGTTGTGTTCATATTGCTGTCCATAACCTTCTATGGCATCATGACCATGATGGACATTAAAACCATGGATAGGTTCGATGACCCGAAAGGCAAAACCATTACCATAAACGCAGgagagtaa